Genomic window (Macrobrachium rosenbergii isolate ZJJX-2024 chromosome 48, ASM4041242v1, whole genome shotgun sequence):
CTGCCCTGTCTTAATAATCTATTATTTAGCAACACTTGCCGTTTGCTACTCTCTGTTGGCTAATTCTTGAAAACCTTGGCCACTTCAATTTAGCAATCATACCTCATCTGCATAATCAAGATAGTCCAACTAACTCCCATTCAACCCATTTAGTTTTCTCTCAATTCTCTCCAACTGACAACTGGAGAATCACCATCTGCCAAGTGACGCCCTTATCAACCCATTCCGATTTCTTCTATCGTCTCTTCTGCTATCCTGATGTCTGCAAATGACACAGCACAGATTAGAGATCCTCGGGACGGAGAAATGAATGTTAATTTGGACGGAGGAAGAATGGGGATGGTTGATTTATGTTAATATTTGGTGAAAGCCTGGGAGAAGCTGTGAGCCAAAGCTTAGGGGAAGCGTGGAGGACTGGGAGGAGTgcgtaaaaaaatgataaatagttgGATAACTtctagaaaagaagagaagaaggaccGTTTGTGAAGGGAGTATAATTCCAGTATTAAGTTGAAGGAGTGAAGGAAGACTTTGAAAAAGTTGGGTAGTTGGAGTGACAGAGGTATTGGAAGGTAAGGGCCTTCATATTTAAGaagtaaaggaaggaaaaggccTTCATATTTAAGAAGTAAAGGAAGGTAGGGGCCTTCATGTTAAGAAGTAAAGGAAGGTAGGGGCCTTCATATTAAGAAGCAAAACAATGTATGCAAGATAAGAGATGAAAAGCAAATTGTGTTTAGGGCATCCGACGtcctgctgatgagccttttgtgtaggtTGATGTATGAAACAGCTTATTGTTAGAGAAGTTCCCTGCAAAAGTAACTCGTTCATAATTTAACTGTGTGATATGAATGAGGCAGTGACCACCGTTCAGGTTTTCAGCGTATGATGATAAAACTTAATtacgtttcattaaaaattatggctTCATTACCTGAGGTTAATCTGTAACAAAGCTTCTAAATTTTTCTGTCAAGTCCTTTTTCTGGAGGAGAGAAGTCAGTGAATAACTGTCCTATATAGCCACTTCATGAAAGCGACGCCACAGACACAACTGAAAACGTTTTGATTTcactataataaatatacaattacttaCACAAACAATACCAACAAGAAGTGCAAAATTCCCTCTTCCACGAAATGTGCACATGCAAATCATCAAGCGATCTTTCTCCTGAAGGAAAAAGAACTCATCAGAAAGACTGAGAAACTTGATCAAAGGCTACATTCAGATGAGGAAGCCACAACTTTTTAATATGTTTACAAGGGCTGTCTCCTTCCTGGATTTTTAACCCTTTCGCTTGCCGGtgacgtatatgaacgtcatccaaatttaagtccttcgtaatttctactcattatttcatctacataacagttattttggggggattttttatgacgttgtatagaataagtaatcagccgcaaaatgaaacaaaattgagcgttctaccttgaaaactgtcgAAGATATGagtctttgaacaaataaaagcataaacacaaacaatacCAACAAGAAGTTTTTCCACGAAATACAAATCATTCCTGAAGGAAAAAGAACTCATCAGAAAGACTGAGAAACTTGCATTCAGATGAGGAAGCCACAACTTTTTAATATGTTTAAGAGTCTTCCTGGATTTTTAACCCTTTCGCTTCGGTGACGTATATGAACGGgttcattatttcatctacataacagttattttatttttatgacgttgtatagaataagtaatcagccgcaaaatgaaacaaaattgagcgttctaccttgaaaactgtcgAAGATATGagtctttgaacaaataaaagcataaacatttttatacttACCACCTGAGTCACTCCTACTGCCCATAGACATAACTGTCATAAGAGTCATCAGCGAAAGGGTTAATTCTCTCCCTTTTTCCAGGTGTCAACACGCAGCAATTTTCGAGTCCGTCCAGTTTGGTTAACACACACCCGTGTTCCACGAAGCGAACTGTACAGACATAACAGCACTGACGAAATCCTTAAGAGTTACCATTCGGGGAACTATGAGGTTTGTACTTTTACAACTTTTACGTAACTTCACAGATACATGGGTAGGTAAggcaacatataatatatatatatatatatatatatatatatatatatatatatatatatatatatatttatatatatatatatggaaagttaGACAGGTAGAGATATATAAAGATGCAATGTTCAacccaatttttatttatattagccAGGTATTATAAACACCCTTTCTGATAATGaaacagtagtaatagtagtaatgaaGGGATTTCTTTGGAACAGCTCTCCTCTGTCATGcattcagtagtagtagtaattaagCTTATGTCGAGACCTCATGtctttaaataagaaatttactATTTTCTCATAGTTGTTTAtagttgtttatgaatatatatcatataacatgcgagaaatattgttattttccaCACGTGTTCTTGCTCAATGATGAAGAATTGATAAACAAATGACTTTATGAGAAGTCGCACTTGTGTATAAATTCCAATATTTTCTACTGAGTGCCACCGTGTTTATGGAAAATGATGCTTACAGTGTAGTTTTGGTTACAGGACATGAAGAGGCTGATTGAAGGGAAGAAAGTGACAGGGAAAATGGGCACAGATAACCACAGCTTCTCTGGTAGCACCATCACCGTAGCACCAGCCGTCAGCAACCAAGACTTACGAGGAAACACGGACAGCGGTCTTTCGCAAACGTCAGTGATTTCCACCGCTTCGTCAACTGACACAGAACACAGAGCAGCCTCTCAGAACAGCTCTAAGCAATCGTCTCCACGTTTTGAAAACTGCAATCCCTTGGATTCAGTCATTTCATTCAGTTCCTTCAACCCTGCTTCCCTGCAGACAGGCAGCGTAGTGGGAGATTCTCAGTCTGTGTTCCTGTTCCCAGATACACCATCCACTTGTGTTGCCTCAGGGTTCTTCCAGCCTTCAGTAGAGACTCAAGGTTTCACCCACGGGGCCTTCATAAGCGACACAACTGACCTTCCGGGCATAAAAAGCGACTTACACATGGTGAACACTCCATCAGATGCAGTTTTCTGTGAAACTCCCATGCCAACACCaccagaggagagaagaaagtgGCTGATCTCTACACTGAGCACAAACCTGAGCATCATGTACATTCTGTTTTTGGTCATTGTTGGCATAGTTTGCTACCTCATGGACATGTTCTCTGGTAAGCATTCCAACATATCAGAAATCTTCAACCTCTACCTCATGACTGGTCAAATCACCTTCCTGGCATACATCCACATCAGTGTGAGGAGCTACGTCAAGAAGATTTCCCGTCTGCTGAAGGCCAGCAACGAAGGAGACAGAGATgcaaaaggaaatgataagaaGAATGAAGTTGACTCCAGTCTGGACATTCACCAAGATTATGGATTCACTGACAGCAGCCATGGGGGATCCCTTTACTTGAAGATTGGAGCAACAGGTCAGTTGGGATTTCAGCATTACTGTTTTCTAGTTTTGCAAAATGTCTCAGCACATGAGATTGTGAATCAATATGGACTACGACCCTAAAATTTCCTAAGATCTCATCATTTGATGGCCAGAGCTTACATTGATAGGGCAGTTAAAATTTCGAATCTACCACATTCATTTCTTAAACCTTGAGACAGGGTTAACTGGGGTAACTTaatgaatcattattattgtcaatacCTATATGTAGCTTACAtactttcataatttctttattgaGCTTGGAAATGTATCCATCAATTTGTTCTTTTTCTATGTCTAGATCTTTTTCAAGGAGTCTTTGATATTCCTTACTCACTTAGAATCTAGTTCCTtaaatattattgctattattagcTAGGCTGTACCCTAGCTGGAACAACAGAATGCTACAGGTTCAAGGGTTCCCACAGGGATAGGAGCTTCAAGCAAAGGACGAAACTGAGTAAGGCAAAtaactaaagtaaaataaaataggataaaCAGATAAACTATGAAAGTGAGACTCACGCCCGCCTGCTGTTGCATTCCAGTATTCTGCATGGGTCATTTGATCTTCAGCGGGCTGGAATTGGCTTCGAAGTTTGCATTCTACTTGAATCATGATGAGGACTACCAGCACTGCACATCCCTGACTGACATTGTCATGTCAGTTATGCTGCTCATCTACATCTTCTATCAGCTATTCTTCGCCTTCAAGTTTTCTAATGTGAGGACATTTCTTGGCGTAACTTTGTTCActgaataaacttgaaagaaaattattattttgagtaaTCAGGAAATGGTGAGAAAGGcacttcataattttcttttctccagtTCTCTTCTCTGTGTTTCTGAGGACGCTGAAGTTTTACAACAGATGAATCAAGGAATAATTATCATGACTAattctctctttatatttcaGCTGATCATCAACAAGAGAATAATCCTCTCAAAGTTTGGGATTATGCACTGCACTGGATCAGGCATTTGTTACTGGATCTACATGATTGTCCAAGAAACTCTGGCTTCCCTCTTGAAGAAAACAATGGCTTCAGAGTCTAGTTCTGTCACGACTGTCTCATATAATGATACAAACCCATTAGACACTGTCTCCGTTAAACAGACAAATGGGACGTATGCTGTTGGAGCGTTGTACACGGGCTGCAAGCAGACAACGCAGATCTCAACCATAATCACAGACTCGGCGCCATATCTCTACCCTTTCAGTATAGAATTCAATCTGCTCATGGTAGGCTTCTGGATCCTCCTGTGGGAAAATCACGGCAAGATAGAGAAGCATCATCGCCTGCCGTCGATCGAAGTCGTTTACGAGGAGGATAACAGCCGGGATCTCGCCTCGAACCTGGTCATCTACGTGGACTGCCATGCCTCAAGTCGCGGCCTGTTCACCGGCCTGCTGATGAGCATTGTCGCCATCATATCAATCATACTGTACATCGTGTTCTCACAGAACAACGTGACAGAAGCGCATCTCATCAACAGCACCTCCAACATCTTCATCTGCACAGTCATGATCTTCGCAACCTGCATCGCCTTCCACTACGTCAGATTTCTGGACATCATCCATCACAAGATCAGCGCAGTTGATGACACTCTCTTGTATATCTGCCTACCCTCTGTCTTCCTCTACTCCTTCTTCATTCTGGTGCCCTATGGCATGCATGGGGATTACCTGTATGTGGCTGTCAATGCCCTGAGGATTATCCAGTCCATACTCCAAACAGCACTGATTGTGGATGGTCTCAGAAGGTGCTCCAATTCGAGCGAGCTTAAGAAGAAGAAACCTGGGAGGGAGGTCATCATATTTCTGGTCGTCATGAACGTTGCCACTTGGCTCCTCATGTCGTTCCAAATCATCAGCGTGAGTGGAAACACTCTTCTCTATAACTTCTATGGCAAGGTGAGTTGCTAGACCCTGTACACTCTTTATTCTTAAGGTAATCCGTCTGAGAATAagaattaatttagttttttaaaagaaatgatcTGGTATGCAATGAAACACCTTCAAATCTTACAATATTTAGGTGGAATGTctcattattttagatttttgcaGCTAGAGATATCTATGCTTCATACCCGTCATCTTAATTACAAATCGTTTCAAAGCAATAATGTCTTAACTTATTAATTTCACCAAACGTTTTAGATACACTTCTCACTACAAACCTCTCATCCAAGGTAGGAGTAAATGAAGAAACAGTCACCATCCTTGGCACGATTTAATCCTACAACCCAGAGAACCCAGAAGAAATGAACTAATGCAATTTGTCagagagacaaataaaaacacgGTTCAGCTCATGCGTACATATATTTGTCATGTTCAGGCACATTTTATCGGAGCAGGCTAAACCCATTCACAGCTTCGTATCATAATGCTTTAGATAGGCTAAACTTATGCTCGTCTTCGTCGAAAATTGCATCGGTGAATCACCACTAGAATATCTCAGTCGTGAGATAGTCCCAGCCGGGAGGGTCAACGTTGCTTCATTTATTCCCAACTTAGATTAAAGGCTTGTAGTCATAAGCTTATCTAAAAAAAGTGCGAGGAAATCGAGAAGCTATGACGTTACTGGGGCTATTAAAAGATACGTACAAAGTTTCTTCGTTTATTCCTAACTTGGATTaaaggcttgcagtgataaaaaaaaagtgtgaggaGGTCGAGAAGTTATGATGTCCTTgaactattaaatatatatatatatattatatatatatatatatatatatatatatatatatatatatatatatatatatatatatacacataaatcatATGAATTAAATATCCAATGTTCTCTCATTACAGGAAGTGTGGACGGCTGTTTCGCATCTAACGCTACCTCTATCCCTCTTTTATCGATTCCACTCCTCCGTGTGTCTCGCAGACATCTGGAAAGACGCCTACGAACCAGAAACACCACATTAAAGGCAAAAGACAACAACAAACGCTTCTTCTTCCCGTTTCTAGATAAAATATGTATGGCGCCTCGCTGGGAGGACTTGAAGCGCGCGAGCGGATTGTACTCGTATGTACATTCTCTAGTCTTAAGCTGACAATTTATGCATATGCTCAAATCTCCTTGATGTATACATAAAGAAGTTGTTATTTAATCGAATGCTGTTCTCTCTGAGCGTCGCCCAAACCAGCCGCTCGTAAAGATTGTGATATCTTTACTGGCGATTTCTCTTCTGGGAAGGTTGTTGTTACTAATGAATGTCAAATAAGCTTAGAGCGTTCCCTTTGAAGGGAATCCTCTAATCGCCCAAaccattgttgttttgttgtttgcgATAAGCGACTCTGATAATGGGGACTTATAGCGCTGGGGTAGCTTAATGCAAAGATTGATTTATGTTGCTGTTTGCACCTGTCGACCCCCGGGGATGAATGGCTGAGCTACCTTCAACTCGGTGTTATCTGTAGGAAATGAATAACTCAGGGGATTACATCAAATCACATTCATTCCAAATTGTATGGACTTAGTCACTGACTCTGGAAGACGAATGTGAGATACATCAAAGGTATTTGAATAAGGGAAGGACTATTAAAAGTCAAATCTTCACGTTTCTTCAAAATCTATCACACAAATCAGATGGGGATTCTGGACAGTCAGTTTTATGGTATGATTAAATctcttgataaaaagatatacCATATGCTATTTATAATTGACTGCTCCCTGTTTATGGCTAAAATTATTTGGCTTCATGTTGTGAAGTATATATAAGTCTTGTTTGACCATAAGGTTGGCCGGAAaattattttgtctctctctctcttttctctctctctctctctctctctctctctctctcattctacatGTGCTCATTATGGTATTGGAATGACAATATGAGAAATgtccctaactctctctctctctctctctctctctctctctctctctctggtatcagCATTACTTACACCCCGGCCACAAATGAACACAATTCCTACAGGTTCGGACCACGTACAACAagggcaaattaaaaaaaaaaaaattttggcttTCTAGATggctgaaaaaatacatatataatttgtaaaagttAGAACAAAAATTGGCATTTCAGGATGCCTGTGCATTGACTGACTGGCCCACCAGGTGTAGAGTACTATAGTAGGTTTTAATGACACCTCTTTATCTTATCTGTGCCGTCGTGTGGCACAATGGGAGGTTCGCAGGAAATACTTCATTTACATCCCAGAGCTTTAGGGGTTTATAAATCTAATTTAAGAATTTTATGCATGCAGAGAGTACATACGCACAAAAGTctgttaataaaaattacgaataaaaatcaaaataattattttgtcacGAACTCGCCCAGCTATCAGGCCATACGTTCTTTTTAACGAAGGTGCAAATGGCAATCGTGAGGTGCCTGGTTTGAGAGAGTAGAATTATAATACGTCTTTACCAGATATCGcagcaaacaagtaaacaatgcgccgatgtttctaaggagcaatcgagttttctgtacacccgctacggcgtataatcaaggccaccgaaaacagatctatctttcggtggcctccgtataatgctgcatgagccgcggcccatgaacctttaaacACGGGccagtgatggcctatcctacatcgttgccagaagcacgattatggctaactttaacttcaaataaaatgaaaattattgaggttagagggctgcaatttggtatgtttgatgattggagggtggatgatcaacacaacaatttgcagccttctagcctcagtagtgtttgagatctgagggcggacagaaaaagtgcggaaagaaaaaagtgcggacggacagacaaagccggcacaatagttttcttttacagaaaactaaaacgagattCTACGgttaaattttgttattgaatGGTTCTTTTCTCAATTAAATTTGAGACAGACATCTTTCAGAAATTGGTAATGgagaaaaaatgacattaaatctTTCCTCAAAAATGACATTAAATCTTCCCTCACGCGATAATATTAATTCTTATAAGAAGACTTTTGTCATGAACTGTAGTAAAGCTAAGATGACGACACTTATtagatatttttaagtaaaatgtgtagtctttttattctcatttatttctcaTACATTTATAAGGGCAGAACAGAGCGAATAACGAAATGTCTTAAACAGagcaaaatacagaatttagtccaaaggccaagcactgggacccaagaggtcatccagcgctgaaacagaaattgacggcaagaaggtttaaaaggcgtaacaggggaaaacctcaaagcagttacactataaatcaattattaggagaggatggaaaataagatggaagaaagagaatatgaacggaggtacagtaaaaggaacgaacggggttgcagctaggggccgaaggcacgctgcaaagaaccttaagtaatgcctacagtgcaccgcattggGTGCACAGAAGTCACTAACCCCCTGCGGAGAAGATTTTGTAAAACATGCATTTACAAGGCTAATGGCGTTCGAGTAATGAAATGTATAgactaataaatattttgtaaaatatgtaggtttttatcatttattttcccaCATTTACAAGGCCACCAGAATCCCaagaaacgaagaagaaatagaagaagaagtagaaggaaaataataataataataataataataataataataataataataataataataataataataataagtagaagaagaagaggaagaagaagaagaaaaagaagaagaataaggaagagCAAAAGAAACCGCTTTcgcaaattttctctctctctctctctctctctctctctctctctctctctctctctctctctccttgtcgtTAGAGGGAGATTTATGAAAGCGAAAGTATAAATCGCGATAAAGGGTTTCCCCGGCGGCAAGGAATTCGGTAATGGCGTCACTAAATTCCCGAATTTTAGGGATTTTcgcccccctcccgcccccctcGGTCGGTGggacctgtttatttttttggggggtaggagtggtttgtgttttttctgaattttttttttttttttttggaaaggtttttatttttgtggtgtcGGTGTTAGCATACGGTGTCAGATAAGTAAATCTATTACGCGTTATGTTTGGGTAATTTTATaggtatctttatatatatatatatatatatatatatatatatatatatatatatatatatatatataatatatatatatatatatatatatatatatatatatatatatatatatatatatatatatatatatatatatatatatattcataaagcaTCCATCTTACCACCCACTAAACTAAACTGCCGAAAATGACACTCTCCTCCTTTGCCAAAACGCACCTCCTaccccttctccccccacccccccaaaaaaaatgagCGGTTCCCGATCTAATGACGAAGGCTATCTGATCGCCGAAGCGGATAATTAGCGAAGACGGCGCTGCCGAAGAAATGAAGACGGAGTGTCACTTCGGGGCCTCCGCCCGAAAAAACCGAATTTTACGGCGTTCCCCGGTTGCTGAAAATATCGGCGCGTCGCTTCCCCCGTCCCTTCCCATCCCCGTCTTGTAAATTgtaccctttcccctccctcccctcaccccagGACCCCCGAAACCTGTAAAGAAGACACCGAAGAAGCCTCTAATGTCGCGTATAAATTGGCCTGGAATGAGAGCGTCTTGCCGAGGCCCTGATATTTGCAAGAATGCAACAGAATGCATAAAAGGTGTTGTTCATTAAATAGCCTTTCCTTAGGCCCTGATATCTGCGAGaatgcagattattattattaaaatagtttaaccagaccactgagctgactttcaggtctcatagggctggcccgaaggatttggatgaaatgacaggtctaggctagaagcctagccctgggaccaaataggtcattgggtgtggtgatgaatgaatgaaaatgaagttgatAACTGCGCAAAGGCAAACGCTCTCTTACTGAAActctcacacaataaatacatttacactcgATTCCATATATACTcgctaaaaaggtatattaaaatttaaaatagatttattaaaatttcaaaattgttgttttaaatttcattagaCCCCTAAGGATTTTCGTATttccattatttacttttcatattttatcaattaaattacagctcctcatgaagattaaaattggtattactgagaatgtaggagattctgacaaaatttccttcattgatctatttccaaaattttgataatcgctgcaggttatattttggacagagAATGCAACCGCATTGCATAAAAGGTTTATTCTTGACGAATAAGAGTCTTTGTAAACACGAGAATATGTTGAAAATTTACCAATAGTCCGCTATTTCTTCCTCAGATTTGTAAGAcagcattaatatttatataataaataataataataataataataataataataataataataataataataataataataataataataataataataataataatactacaggttttgttaaacaaaatggcagtttgaacagcatttattttatatagtaaacgctcaattcgtcttattaactGTTTTTCTTGCGCTGAAATGGTTGCAAGCAACTGACCAATATTCAcaaccggatatgaatattggtcaattgcttgcaaccattccagcgcaagaaaaacaattaataagacgaattgagcgtttactacataaaataaatgctgttcaaactgccattttgtttaacaaaacctgtattaaggaagattttttcctaaataataataataataataataataataataataataataataataataataataataataataataattttagcctCAGTACCACTGACGACTACAGTGATCGAGTCACTGAAGAGATAttataaaagtcaataaaaataataacaattccaTCTTTATTGCTCCCAATTTTATTAATCGACACTGTCAAGctaaaaaggaattgaaaatatACGAGATTCTGAACGACAAGCATACGTGATGCCGAATAACGAATAGCCCATATTCAGCGAAGACCGCACTCAGTAATATTCAAGCAACGCATTCTCCTGCAAACTCAAACTTCCAGGGACTAGAATACCATCAAAGGAAAAGAGGAATtactaaaagaagaaagatagaaaaagcgATGAATAAAAAAGACCTCCAGGAAATTAAACGCAGGGATAAAGTGAAGTCTGAGAGaaacagcaagaagatttagccAGTTGTTAAAGAGGGTTTCTGATGAGATTGCCGTTACGTTCACGACGGTTCTGCATCTACGCGTATCTTCACTGAGGAAAGAGCtttgaatggaaaatataatgaataaataaatagataaataaatatatacataaataattaaacaaattgtAAGGAGAAGAATTAGTGAGCTGTTGTTAAACAGTGTTTCTGACAAGATTGCcgttataatgaataaataaataaataaatagataaataaatatacaagcacACAGACACACTAGCGAGCAAGGCAGCAGGATCTTTGCAAAAGATTTAGCAGATGAGAAACGAGTCTAACAAAGTCAATAGCTGGAATACAACTAAGAAGGAGCTGTTAAACTAGCTTTCTTCTCTTAAAGTAAAGTAGTGTATGAAAGCTGTCAAGAcgaaaggttttagttttctaaaaagaaaactattgtgtcggctttgtctgtccgtccgcacttttttctgcccgccctcagatcttaaaaacttctgaggctagagggctgcaaattggtatgttgatcatccaccctccaatcatcaaacataccaaactgcagccctctagcctcagtactttttattttatttaaggtcaaagtcagccataaccgtgcttctggtaacgcaacaacaaacaggccaccacggccggctgagagtttgatgggccgcggcgcattttttacttatttgttgtttaaatgaGTTAGTAGAGAGGTGGGAGAAAGGAGAGACCAAACTGAATTGTGGCAAAgtgtcaaaatatataaaatggaggATTTCAGTCATGAGAAGGTTTAGCTACCTGGAGGGAAAGGATTTAATCTGATTccgtgaaatttaggctgtcaagtcaagcCCTGGGCCACCTCCGGCCATTCTGCGCTTATCACTGAcaagaggagttggagtggttagacagcacgatgaaagatcaagaaaataaagtatcagaatatgtaaaaaaataattattacaatgcTATGAATGTTTTGGACAACAAGAATCTGAGGGAGGAAAGACAGTAAAAGGTTGAACAGTAGGTTGGCGTACTCCACGCAAATGCATCAGTATGTAAAATAGAATGATTACAATGCTATGAATGTTTTggcaatctattattattattattattattattattattattattattattattattcagaagaggaacaagcccaccaccacaggggccactgacttgaaattctttaagcttccaaagaatattattattattattattattattattcagaggaggaaccctatccatatggaacaaggctaccacatggggccactgacttgaaattctttaaccttccaaagaatattattattattattattattattatattattattatatttatataatattttattattatttatattattaatattattattattattattattattattattcggaagaggaaccctatccatatggaacaaggccaccacaggggtccactgacttcaaattctttaagcttccaaagaaatgatggtgttcattcgaaagaagcaacaacagaaggtaatggaaaatacagaaagttattaCAAAACCAGATGAATTACCATagtaacgaataaataaaaatataagtaaaatattaaaacagtaatGATAGTAGTAATAATTAGAAGAAGCATTAATACACCGGCGTTGCCAAGTCGCACCGTAAATCAGGGGGCAACCTCCCCTGCCAAAACTCAAACAAACGCCCCCCGGGATCCATCTTGCTCAAGGAGGCTTCGGTCGGATAAGAATC
Coding sequences:
- the LOC136831577 gene encoding proton channel OtopLc-like, with the translated sequence MVSTRSNFRVRPVWLTHTRVPRSELYRHNSTDEILKSYHSGNYEDMKRLIEGKKVTGKMGTDNHSFSGSTITVAPAVSNQDLRGNTDSGLSQTSVISTASSTDTEHRAASQNSSKQSSPRFENCNPLDSVISFSSFNPASLQTGSVVGDSQSVFLFPDTPSTCVASGFFQPSVETQGFTHGAFISDTTDLPGIKSDLHMVNTPSDAVFCETPMPTPPEERRKWLISTLSTNLSIMYILFLVIVGIVCYLMDMFSGKHSNISEIFNLYLMTGQITFLAYIHISVRSYVKKISRLLKASNEGDRDAKGNDKKNEVDSSLDIHQDYGFTDSSHGGSLYLKIGATVFCMGHLIFSGLELASKFAFYLNHDEDYQHCTSLTDIVMSVMLLIYIFYQLFFAFKFSNLIINKRIILSKFGIMHCTGSGICYWIYMIVQETLASLLKKTMASESSSVTTVSYNDTNPLDTVSVKQTNGTYAVGALYTGCKQTTQISTIITDSAPYLYPFSIEFNLLMVGFWILLWENHGKIEKHHRLPSIEVVYEEDNSRDLASNLVIYVDCHASSRGLFTGLLMSIVAIISIILYIVFSQNNVTEAHLINSTSNIFICTVMIFATCIAFHYVRFLDIIHHKISAVDDTLLYICLPSVFLYSFFILVPYGMHGDYLYVAVNALRIIQSILQTALIVDGLRRCSNSSELKKKKPGREVIIFLVVMNVATWLLMSFQIISVSGNTLLYNFYGKEVWTAVSHLTLPLSLFYRFHSSVCLADIWKDAYEPETPH